The following are encoded together in the Zygosaccharomyces rouxii strain CBS732 chromosome C complete sequence genome:
- the ENO2 gene encoding phosphopyruvate hydratase ENO2 (highly similar to uniprot|P00924 Saccharomyces cerevisiae YGR254W ENO1 Enolase I and to uniprot|P00925 Saccharomyces cerevisiae YHR174W ENO2 Enolase II) — protein sequence MAIQKIFSRQVYDSRGNPTVEVDLTTDKGTFRSIVPSGASTGVHEAHELRDGDKSRWGGKGVLKAVANVNEVLGPALIKSGVDITNQEAVDELLNKLDGTPNKGKLGANAILGVSMAVARAAAAQKGVPLYKHLADLSQSKEGSYVLPVPFLNVLNGGSHAGGSLALQEFMIAPVGAKTFSEALELGAEVYQQLKSLSKKQYGPSAGNVGDEGGVAPNIQTADEALDLIMAAIKAAGHEGKVKIGMDCASSEFYKDGKYDLDFKNPNSDPSKWLSGPQLADLYHALMKKYPIVSIEDPFAEDDWEAWSHFFKTAGIQIVADDLTVTNPLRIKTAVEKKAADGLLLKVNQIGTLTESIKAAQDSFAAGWGVMVSHRSGETEDEFIADLSVGLRTGQIKTGAPARSERLAKLNQLLRIEEELGSKAVYAGEKFHHGREL from the coding sequence ATGGCTATCCAAAAGATCTTTTCCAGACAAGTCTACGACTCCCGTGGTAACCCAACTGTTGAAGTTGACTTGACCACTGACAAGGGTACCTTCAGATCTATTGTCCCATCCGGTGCTTCCACTGGTGTCCACGAAGCTCACGAATTGAGAGACGGTGACAAATCCAGATGGGGTGGTAAGGGTGTCTTGAAGGCCGTTGCCAACGTTAACGAAGTTTTGGGCCCAGCTCTTATCAAGAGTGGTGTAGACATCACCAACCAAGAGGCTGTCGATGAATTGTTGAACAAGTTGGACGGTACTCCAAACAAGGGTAAGTTGGGTGCTAACGCTATCCTAGGTGTCTCCATGGCTGTCGCCAGagctgctgctgctcaAAAGGGTGTCCCATTGTACAAGCACTTGGCTGACTTGTCCCAAAGCAAGGAAGGTTCTTACGTTTTGCCAGTTCCATTCTTGAACGTGTTGAACGGTGGTTCTCACGCTGGTGGTTCTTTGGCTCTACAAGAATTCATGATTGCTCCAGTTGGTGCTAAGACCTTCTCTGAAGCTCTAGAATTGGGTGCTGAAGTTTACCaacaattgaaatctttgagTAAGAAGCAATACGGTCCATCTGCCGGTAACGTCGGTGACGAAGGTGGTGTTGCTCCAAACATTCAAACCGCTGATGAAGCTCTAGACTTGATCATGGCTGCTATCAAGGCTGCTGGTCACGAAGGTAAGGTCAAGATCGGTATGGACTGTGCTTCTTCTGAATTCTACAAGGACGGTAAGTACGACTTGGACTTCAAGAACCCTAACAGCGACCCATCCAAGTGGTTGTCCGGTCCACAATTGGCTGACTTGTACCACGctttgatgaagaaatacCCAATTGTCTCCATCGAAGATCCATTCGCTGAAGATGACTGGGAAGCTTGGTCTCACTTCTTCAAGACCGCTGGTATCCAAATCGTTGCTGATGACTTGACTGTCACCAACCCATTGAGAATCAAGACCGCTGTCGAAAAGAAGGCTGCTGACGGTTTGTTGTTGAAGGTTAACCAAATTGGTACTTTGACCGAATCCATCAAGGCTGCTCAAGACTCTTTCGCTGCCGGCTGGGGTGTCATGGTTTCCCACAGATCTGGTGAaactgaagatgaattcaTTGCTGACTTGTCTGTCGGTTTGAGAACTGGTCAAATCAAGACTGGTGCTCCAGCTAGATCCGAAAGATTGGCTAAGTTGAACCAATTGCTAAGAatcgaagaagaattgggtTCCAAGGCCGTTTACgctggtgaaaaattccaccACGGTAGAGAATTGTAA
- the CTR2 gene encoding low-affinity Cu transporter (some similarities with uniprot|P38865 Saccharomyces cerevisiae YHR175W CTR2), translating into MDHSTHHNLAMDHSAHLQMDHGPGHGNHGEHGGGDTCTMHSALTWSYKDTCVVFSSWHIKKPIDLVLSMFVIMALAYFYEYLKYYIYKFQLNQSSASNSNIQRRYKLANSVWYGLQVGFSFMLMLVFMTYNGWLMLSVVVGAIWGNYHWGSKVKSAGVQELSCH; encoded by the coding sequence ATGGACCATTCGACACACCATAATCTAGCTATGGATCATTCAGCTCATTTACAGATGGATCATGGTCCTGGTCATGGTAATCATGGTGAGCacggtggtggtgacaCATGTACAATGCACTCAGCACTGACTTGGTCATACAAGGATACTTGCGTCGTTTTCTCTAGCTGGCACATCAagaaaccaattgatctaGTGCTATCGATGTTTGTCATAATGGCACTAGCCTATTTTTATGAATATTTGAAGTACTACATCTACAAATTTCAGCTAAACCAGTCGTCTGCAAGCAATTCTAATATTCAAAGACGCTACAAATTAGCCAATAGCGTCTGGTATGGTTTACAAGTCGGATTTTCATTTATGTTGATGCTCGTCTTTATGACTTACAACGGCTGGCTGATGTTATCAGTTGTAGTTGGAGCCATTTGGGGTAACTACCACTGGGGCTCTAAAGTCAAGTCCGCCGGAGTACAGGAATTATCATGCCATTAG
- the FMO1 gene encoding N,N-dimethylaniline monooxygenase (similar to uniprot|P38866 Saccharomyces cerevisiae YHR176W FMO1 Flavin-containing monooxygenase localized to the cytoplasmic face of the ER membrane catalyzes oxidation of biological thiols to maintain the ER redox buffer ratio for correct folding of disulfide-bonded proteins) — protein sequence MCTTPRLAIIGAGPAGLSTARVFLANASHFKIQLFEKDYSPGGLWHYPEHDKRHRVMYDQLETNISKHLMKFSGFPFPQQVPHFPWREDVYGYLSSYYKRFIKDQQNVALHLNTSVISLSKNRDLWKVITRNNVTGKEQSQEFDHVVVANGHYDRSYIPDTPGLQDWLDHGAAIHSRNFVNCGIGKGKNIVVIGNGSSGSDILNQVWTVANKVYLSASSVETHELATVVPRIKQVDWSQRSVQLVNGEKLENIDLLIYSTGYLFSYPFLDPKLRQDVLGTTNDSTERLYNLWQQIFYVKDPTLAFSLLPGLIIPFPLAELQAALMVKVFTNKLKVPSLPDDELYKEQLSQRPKYHQISDFKDIDYYRELQSLLNEAGGQNDPFKPVVWDDNYKTMRENGPQDKSNRQKQLVQHLKQLKSQDKDYRLLDRNS from the coding sequence ATGTGTACTACACCACGTCTTGCCATTATTGGTGCTGGTCCAGCAGGTCTAAGTACAGCGAGAGTCTTTCTTGCGAATGCATCCCATTTCAAGATACAGCTGTTCGAGAAGGATTATTCCCCTGGTGGGCTCTGGCACTATCCAGAGCATGATAAACGCCATAGAGTGATGTACGATCAGTTAGAGACCAATATTAGCAAACacttgatgaaatttagTGGATTTCCATTCCCGCAACAGGTACCACATTTCCCCTGGAGGGAAGATGTATATGGATACTTGAGTAGTTATTACAAGAGATTTATTAAGGACCAACAGAATGTAGCTCTTCATTTGAATACAAGTGTAATTTcactttcaaaaaatcgTGATCTTTGGAAAGTTATCACAAGAAATAACGTTACAGGAAAAGAGCAATCTCAAGAATTCGATCATGTCGTTGTAGCAAATGGCCACTATGATAGAAGTTATATACCTGATACTCCGGGACTTCAAGATTGGTTAGACCATGGTGCAGCTATTCATTCtagaaattttgtaaattgtGGCATCGGTAAAGGAAAAAACATCGTCGTTATTGGAAATGGTAGCTCAGGTAGTGATATTTTGAACCAAGTTTGGACTGTTGCTAATAAAGTTTATTTAAGCGCATCCAGTGTGGAAACTCATGAATTGGCGACCGTTGTTCCTAGAATCAAACAAGTTGACTGGTCTCAACGGTCTGTACAATTGGTTAAcggtgaaaaattggaaaacatCGATCTTTTAATTTATTCCACTGGTTATCTGTTCTCATATCCATTCTTAGATCCAAAATTGCGACAAGATGTGCTAGGAACGACAAACGATTCTACAGAACGTCTTTACAATTTGTGGCAACAAATCTTTTACGTTAAGGATCCAACATTGGCATTTTCTCTTCTACCAGGTTTAATTATTCCATTCCCCTTAGCAGAACTGCAAGCAGCTCTGATGGTTAAAGTCTTTACCAACAAGTTAAAAGTACCTAGTCTGCCGGATGATGAATTATACAAGGAACAATTGTCACAACGCCCTaaataccaccaaatttCAGATTTTAAGGATATCGATTACTACAGGGAATTGCAATCTTTATTGAATGAAGCTGGTGGTCAAAACGATCCATTTAAACCTGTGGTTTGGGATGATAACTACAAAACTATGAGGGAGAACGGCCCCCAGGATAAATCAAACCGTCAGAAACAGCTGGTACAACATCTAAAGCAGCTTAAATCTCAAGATAAAGATTATAGATTACTTGACCGCAACTCTTAA
- the STB5 gene encoding Stb5p (similar to uniprot|P38699 Saccharomyces cerevisiae YHR178W STB5 binds Sin3p in two-hybrid assay Zinc finger (6-Cys)): MSEEDNSWKFETYSCARCRKLKKRCPKESPICNNCQRAGESCVYPGRAPRRTKRELEEAKLRGEFIPNKRSRGKDMGIVTAPNSNGAELGFTSSSTTTPTVTSARIDNGFLSSPFPPTTIPPPPPPPESTPSPVTNISRRPPHAPVIQGKLEHELHKPDSTPIRASSIQIESISGIFKGGRTTPWTTAEGAYKPIERSLYDRFIAAYFTHNHKSFYMMDKVAFLNKVSTIRDFTAMDEEYEDSFIFQLYMAMAIGCTTLQRAQMLTKDEEGLSDHFAFLAMKKFCNVVHSQNIETIKCFLLLGIFALFEPKGVSSWTISGLTMRLVIGLGLHRALSPRRAQNTDPKEVEMRSRVFWSAYCFERLVATSLGRMSAIEDEEITTPIPRPLYPEEFDDLDVTNMMISLRRMSGRIYKKVHSASAGRKQYTMERRHAIISGLRNEIDEIYQEDKVKIVQKNDQLQLSGQDSISFHTSDTWLDMRHAQLQIMLYRPSALMPKPPSDNLVRLGECCLEALKHTYSLYKKKLLPLNWITLFRTLTICNSILYCLCHWNIDLVESKIEIQQCVDILQHFGEKWVFALRCADVFQVISNTILEISLSNGQVPNMEKLTRELFGASDQYQEVLEENEVGLLWNDNLS, encoded by the coding sequence ATGAGTGAAGAGGATAACAGTTGGAAATTTGAAACCTACTCATGTGCAAGGTGCCGTAAACTCAAGAAGAGATGCCCCAAAGAATCACCAATTTGTAACAATTGTCAAAGGGCGGGAGAGTCGTGTGTTTACCCAGGCAGAGCACCGAGAAGAACcaaaagagaattggaagaagccAAGTTAAGAGGTGAATTTATACCGAATAAGAGATCTAGAGGGAAAGATATGGGGATTGTGACGGCTCCCAATTCTAATGGCGCTGAATTAGGATTTACATCTTCCTCAACAACTACACCAACTGTGACTAGTGCGAGAATAGATAATGGTTTTCTATCGTCTCCATTCCCACCAACTACAATCcctccaccaccaccaccaccagaaagTACTCCTTCACCTGTCACAAACATATCAAGAAGACCACCACACGCACCGGTGATTCAGGGCAAATTGGAACACGAATTACATAAGCCTGACTCAACACCTATTAGAGCATCGTCAATACAAATTGAATCTATTTCTGGAATCTTTAAAGGTGGTAGAACTACACCATGGACTACTGCCGAAGGGGCTTATAAGCCTATTGAAAGATCTCTTTATGATAGATTCATTGCAGCGTATTTTACTCATAATCATAAATCATTTTACATGATGGATAAGGTTgcatttttgaacaaagtATCCACTATTAGAGATTTCACCGCAATGGATGAAGAGTATGAAGActctttcatttttcaattgtaCATGGCAATGGCTATTGGGTGTACTACTCTACAAAGGGCACAAATGCTAACgaaggatgaagaaggtttaaGTGAtcattttgcatttttagccatgaagaaattttgtaatgTTGTTCACAGCCAAAACATTGAAACTATTAAATGTTTCCTTTTATTAGGGATCTTTGCCCTGTTCGAACCCAAGGGTGTTTCTTCATGGACTATTAGTGGGTTAACCATGAGGTTGGTCATCGGATTGGGCTTACATAGAGCCTTATCACCACGTAGAGCTCAAAATACTGATCCTAAGGAGGTAGAAATGAGATCTCGAGTATTTTGGAGTGCCTActgttttgaaagattggtTGCCACTTCTTTGGGTAGAATGTCAGCgattgaagatgaagaaattactaCCCCAATACCGAGACCACTTTACCCAGAGGAATTTGATGACTTAGACGTTACCAATATGATGATTTCATTAAGACGTATGAGCGGTAGAATTTATAAAAAAGTTCATTCAGCTAGCGCCGGTCGCAAACAATACACTATGGAGCGAAGACATGCTATTATTTCAGGTTTACGAAACGagattgatgaaatctaTCAAGAGGATAAAGTTAAAATTGTGCAAAAGAATGATCAACTCCAACTTAGTGGTCAAGACAGCATTTCCTTCCATACATCTGATACTTGGCTTGATATGCGACATGCTCAGTTACAAATAATGCTTTACAGACCATCTGCGCTAATGCCAAAACCACCTTCTGATAACTTAGTACGCCTTGGTGAATGTTGTTTAGAAGCTCTAAAGCATACTTATAGCctttacaagaagaaattattaCCCTTAAACTGGATCACGCTTTTCAGAACTTTAACCATTTGCAACTCAATCCTTTACTGCCTATGTCATTGGAATATCGATTTGGTCGAAAGcaaaattgaaattcaaCAATGTGTCGATATCTTGCAACATTTTGGCGAGAAATGGGTCTTTGCCCTAAGATGTGCAGATGTGTTTCAGGTTATAAGTAATACAATTCTGGAGATATCCTTAAGCAATGGACAAGTTCCCAACATGGAGAAGTTGACAAGAGAACTGTTTGGTGCTAGTGATCAATATCAAGAAGTCCTTGAAGAAAACGAAGTTGGCCTCCTGTGGAACGACAACCTGTCATAG
- the OYE2 gene encoding NADPH dehydrogenase (highly similar to uniprot|Q03558 Saccharomyces cerevisiae YHR179W OYE2 Widely conserved NADPH oxidoreductase containing flavin mononucleotide (FMN) homologous to Oye3p with slight differences in ligand binding and catalytic properties may be involved in sterol metabolism): MPQYKFDSRVKPQALGDTNLFKPIKVGDVELAHRVVMPPLTRMRATKNVPSKQWAPDYYAQRAQRPGTLIITEASFPAPRFGGYDDAPGLWSKEQLDIWKEIFNRIHEKKSFVYVQLWNLGRQADPAPLARDGLPYVSASDGVYMSKEQEENAIKANNPQHGLTKDEIKEYVKEFVQAAKNSLEAGADGVEIHSANGYLLNQFLDPMSNKRTDEYGGSIENRARFTLEVVDAIVEAVGASKVGIRLSPYGVFGTMSGGQEPEIVAQYAYVVGELERRAKEGKRLSFIHLVEPRVTNPFNPEGEGVYTEGSNDFVYSIWKGAVVRAGDLALHPEIVKDMVKDNRTLIAYGRFFISNPDIVDRVEKGLPLTAYDRNTFYAPTSEGYLDYPNYDECVKQGYTA; encoded by the coding sequence ATGCCTCAATACAAGTTCGACAGCAGAGTTAAACCACAAGCTCTAGGTGACACTAACCTTTTCAAGCCCATCAAGGTGGGTGATGTAGAATTGGCTCACCGTGTGGTCATGCCACCCTTGACTAGAATGAGGGCTACCAAGAATGTTCCTAGCAAACAGTGGGCTCCTGACTACTATGCTCAGAGAGCTCAAAGACCAGGAACCTTGATCATCACTGAAGCCTCATTCCCAGCACCAAGATTTGGTGGTTACGACGATGCTCCAGGTCTATGGTCCAAAGAACAACTAGATATCTGGAAGGAAATCTTTAATCGTATCCATGAGAAGAAGTCATTCGTTTACGTTCAATTGTGGAACCTGGGTAGACAAGCTGATCCAGCTCCTTTGGCTAGAGACGGTTTACCTTACGTTTCCGCATCTGATGGTGTGTACATGAGcaaagaacaagaagaaaatgctATTAAGGCTAATAACCCTCAGCACGGTCTAACTAAGGACGAAATCAAAGAGTACGTTAAGGAGTTCGTTCAAGCAGCTAAGAACAGTTTGGAGGCTGGTGCTGACGGTGTTGAGATCCACAGCGCTAACGGTTACCTattgaaccaattcttgGATCCAATGTCCAACAAGAGAACTGATGAATATGGTGGCTCCATCGAGAACCGTGCTCGTTTCACTTTAGAAGTTGTGGACGCTATTGTGGAAGCTGTTGGCGCTAGTAAGGTTGGTATCCGTTTATCTCCATATGGTGTCTTCGGTACTATGTCCGGTGGTCAGGAACCTGAAATTGTTGCTCAATATGCTTACGTCGTTGGTGAACTAGAACGTAGAGCTAAGGAAGGTAAGAGATTATCTTTCATCCACTTAGTGGAACCAAGAGTTACTAACCCATTCAACCcagaaggtgaaggtgtttACACTGAAGGTTCCAATGATTTCGTCTATTCTATCTGGAAGGGTGCTGTTGTCCGTGCAGGTGATTTAGCTCTACACCCTGAAATCGTTAAAGATATGGTTAAGGACAACCGTACTTTAATCGCTTATGGTCGTTTTTTCATCTCTAATCCCGACATTGTGGATCGTGTAGAGAAGGGATTGCCTTTGACAGCTTACGACAGAAATACTTTCTATGCTCCTACCAGCGAAGGTTATTTGGATTATCCAAACTATGACGAATGTGTGAAACAGGGTTACACTGCTTAA
- a CDS encoding alkene reductase (similar to uniprot|Q03558 Saccharomyces cerevisiae YHR179W OYE2 Widely conserved NADPH oxidoreductase containing flavin mononucleotide (FMN) homologous to Oye3p with slight differences in ligand binding and catalytic properties may be involved in sterol metabolism) — MDDSKKALRPMLVDNPVALRGTKLFKPIKVGGLVLNHRLVMAPLTRLRAPNGIPHEDWMTTYYDQRSKRTGSLIITEGSVPQPQFGGLDNAPGLWSPEQRRAWTKVIRRIHGNGSYVFIQLWSMGSQADPLILAKDGLPYVSATDETYVSEELKEKALKAGNPQHGLTQREIQEYVSGFVEASQRCIEMGADGVEIHAANGYLLNQFLDPSSNKRVDTYGGSIENRSRFLLQVVDAVVDRVGSSKVGIRISPFCNFGSMSELDIPTLSSQYTHLLGQLEERARSGRRLAYVHIVDPHQRNLNDFVYTVWKGIVIRAGGLATRPQVGVKLVENDRTILSYGRYFTSNPDLVDRIENGWPFTPYDPDTFTSGGSGGYIDYPPWELQKTLI; from the coding sequence ATGGATGATAGTAAGAAAGCACTTCGGCCAATGTTGGTTGATAATCCAGTAGCTCTCAGGGGTACCAAACTTTTCAAACCTATTAAGGTTGGTGGACTGGTTCTCAACCATCGCCTTGTAATGGCACCCTTGACAAGGTTAAGGGCACCCAATGGAATACCACATGAAGATTGGATGACGACCTACTATGACCAAAGATCCAAAAGAACCGGTAGTTTGATTATTACTGAAGGTTCAGTACCACAACCACAATTTGGTGGGCTAGATAACGCACCAGGTCTATGGTCCCCAGAGCAGAGGCGAGCATGGACTAAAGTGATCCGAAGGATTCATGGTAATGGGTCCTACGTCTTCATACAACTATGGAGTATGGGTAGCCAAGCCGATCCGCTCATTTTAGCTAAAGATGGTTTGCCTTACGTTTCTGCTACTGATGAAACCTACGTGAGTGAAGAACTGAAAGAGAAGGCCCTTAAGGCAGGAAATCCTCAACATGGATTAACTCAAAGAGAAATCCAAGAGTATGTGTCAGGTTTCGTGGAAGCATCTCAAAGATGCATTGAGATGGGTGCTGATGGTGTTGAAATACATGCCGCCAATGGGTAccttttgaatcaatttttaGATCCATCTTCTAATAAAAGAGTTGATACATATGGTGGATCTATTGAAAATCGATCAAGATTTCTATTACAAGTGGTAGATGCAGTCGTTGATCGAGTAGGCTCATCTAAAGTTGGTATTCGAATTTCACctttttgtaattttggATCCATGTCAGAACTCGATATACCCACACTCTCATCACAGTATACTCATTTGTTGGGTCAGCTAGAGGAAAGAGCTCGCAGTGGCCGTAGATTAGCCTACGTTCACATAGTAGATCCTCATCAGAGAAACCTCAACGATTTTGTGTATACTGTTTGGAAGGGGATTGTAATTCGTGCTGGTGGGTTAGCTACAAGACCACAGGTAGGGGTGAAGCTAGTTGAAAACGATAGAACGATTTTAAGTTATGGTCGTTATTTTACATCGAATCCAGATTTAGTGGATAGAATCGAGAATGGTTGGCCGTTTACACCCTATGACCCCGACACTTTTACTTCAGGTGGATCTGGTGGGTACATAGATTATCCTCCATGGGAATTACAAAAGACGTTAATATAA
- the MRPS12 gene encoding mitochondrial 37S ribosomal protein uS12m (highly similar to uniprot|P53732 Saccharomyces cerevisiae YNR036C), which yields MFSRVLQSGFGLLSNSARATVSSPSIPGFLRPFSTSSAKWATLNQVKRGVEPPRRKRMTVSPDLDRCPIRKGVVLRVMVLKPKKPNSAQRKACRVRLTNGNVISAYIPGEGHNAQEHSIVYVRGGRCQDLPGVKYHLVRGAGDLSGVVNRITSRSKYGVKKPAADS from the coding sequence ATGTTTTCGAGGGTATTACAGAGTGGATTTGGCCTTCTGTCAAACTCTGCAAGGGCGACCGTCTCTTCTCCTAGCATTCCAGGTTTTCTACGGCCATTTTCTACTAGTTCTGCCAAATGGGCTACATTGAATCAGGTTAAACGTGGTGTTGAGCCACCACGTCGTAAGAGAATGACAGTTTCGCCAGATTTAGACCGTTGTCCTATCCGTAAAGGTGTTGTTCTACGTGTAATGGTTCTAAAGCCCAAAAAACCTAATTCTGCTCAACGTAAGGCATGTAGAGTTCGTTTGACCAATGGTAATGTGATCAGTGCATATATCCCAGGTGAAGGTCATAATGCTCAAGAGCACAGTATTGTCTACGTGCGTGGTGGTCGTTGTCAAGATTTGCCTGGTGTCAAATACCATCTAGTACGTGGTGCTGGTGATCTAAGTGGTGTAGTTAACAGAATCACTTCAAGGTCCAAATATGGTGTCAAGAAACCTGCAGCAGACAGCTAA
- the PTC6 gene encoding type 2C protein phosphatase PTC6 (similar to uniprot|P25646 Saccharomyces cerevisiae YCR079W Hypothetical ORF), with the protein MGRTQSFIHLKPANLQAGFGSTRRWKPVLPTRETDTTNDIDKKFYNDKTMLKVHLNKFPDLIGHSTSRINRLYNEDAYSINIMKLPSLAQKMEVRNNLNDLQRRFELSKDWKRSVLNLSVFDGHGNKGRVSKLLAENLHQYLVDVVPTRQEFDKLLQRYCQEIGGQYWQRIYDNRNDFYETFISNCQTKQELTGSRMIFDRWGNIIDKNSLLSESERLRIFYAYLKFDLDHCCGFASNNDEGNLSFEERCQTFSGGSTGSSMFISAYDESMSFEDAFFVDPAGLLKLVITQVGDTKIVLCDQNGIAHNLTKVHHASSTRETKRLENSNNIAKDSFGEARFLNNYANTRSFGDLPGKAEGLSCEPDIYSYLIGSKLQLPHSELSKMQFGGDECFICLITDGVSDLMSDQELTDLITSTVNLRGLKVATPQFVADQVIKYVMAVGGRQADNATCLVMRLPNWGNWPDVDRTGAQRESKLMAASQADRTDDF; encoded by the coding sequence ATGGGGAGAACTCAATCGTTTATTCATCTAAAACCTGCGAATCTGCAGGCAGGGTTTGGTAGTACAAGACGCTGGAAACCAGTACTACCCACAAGAGAGACTGATACTACTAATGATATCGATAAAAAGTTTTACAATGACAAGACGATGCTGAAAGTtcatttgaacaaatttcCTGATTTGATAGGTCATAGCACAAGTAGAATCAATCGACTTTACAATGAGGATGCATATTCTATAAATATAATGAAACTACCGTCACTAGCACAAAAGATGGAGGTTCGAAATAATTTAAATGACCTGCAACGTCGATTTGAGTTGAGCAAAGACTGGAAGAGATCAGTTTTGAATTTATCAGTTTTTGATGGACACGGTAATAAAGGTAGAGTTTCTAAATTGTTAGCAGAGAATTTACACCAGTACTTAGTGGATGTGGTACCCACTCgacaagaatttgataaattacTACAAAGATATTGCCAAGAGATTGGTGGCCAATATTGGCAAAGGATCTATGATAATAGAAATGATTTTTACGAAACTTTTATCTCCAATTGTCAAACGAAGCAAGAGTTGACAGGTTCAAGAATGATTTTTGACAGATGGGGGAACattattgataaaaataGCCTACTAAGTGAATCTGAAAGGTTAAGGATATTTTATGCGTACTTGAAATTCGATTTAGATCATTGTTGTGGGTTTGCAAGTAATAATGACGAAggaaatctttcttttgaagaaaggtGCCAAACATTTTCTGGAGGTTCGACTGGATCTTCGATGTTTATAAGTGCCTATGATGAATCGATGtcctttgaagatgcatTTTTCGTTGATCCTGCAGGTTTATTAAAACTGGTCATTACGCAAGTCGGGGATACAAAGATTGTACTATGTGATCAAAATGGGATCGCTCATAATCTAACTAAAGTCCATCACGCTTCATCAACTAGAGAAACTAAAAGGttggaaaattctaatAACATTGCAAAGGATTCCTTTGGTGAAGCAAGATTTCTCAATAATTATGCTAATACGAGGTCTTTTGGAGATTTACCGGGTAAAGCAGAGGGACTATCGTGTGAACCTGATATTTATTCGTACTTGATCGGTAGTAAGTTACAACTACCGCATTCAGAATTATCAAAGATGcaatttggtggtgatgaatGCTTCATATGTTTAATTACAGATGGTGTTTCGGATCTCATGTCAGATCAGGAACTTACAGATCTCATTACTTCCACTGTCAATCTAAGAGGTCTCAAAGTAGCGACTCCACAATTCGTGGCTGATCAAGTCATTAAATATGTTATGGCGGTCGGCGGTAGGCAAGCTGATAATGCAACTTGTCTGGTGATGAGACTACCCAACTGGGGGAATTGGCCAGATGTTGATCGTACTGGTGCCCAGAGGGAAAGTAAACTAATGGCAGCTTCACAAGCTGATCGTACTGATGATTTTTAA
- the RSM19 gene encoding mitochondrial 37S ribosomal protein uS19m (highly similar to uniprot|P53733 Saccharomyces cerevisiae YNR037C), with product MHPTLSLLSRSAWKGPHIVPLPIKEAMTKGTPIRTNARSATVLPQFVGLKFQVHNGKEYVAFEVVEDMVGRKLGEFAPTRKRFSYTQTKNK from the coding sequence ATGCATCCTACGTTATCGCTTTTGTCACGTTCTGCTTGGAAAGGCCCTCATATCGTTCCTTTACCGATTAAAGAAGCAATGACCAAGGGAACTCCAATAAGAACTAATGCACGTTCTGCTACAGTACTACCACAATTTGTTGGTTTGAAGTTTCAAGTTCACAACGGTAAAGAATATGTAGCGTTCGAAGTGGTAGAGGATATGGTTGGTAGAAAACTAGGTGAATTTGCGCCAACCAGAAAGAGATTTAGCTATACTCAAACTAAGAACAAATGA